A region of the Apus apus isolate bApuApu2 chromosome 5, bApuApu2.pri.cur, whole genome shotgun sequence genome:
GTTTATCTACAACCAAGCTCAGCCAAATACCAGCTAGCCTAGTCAAAAAAATGTAGTTGAAGGCTGTTTACATACAGGCACTGCTAATTACTTTCAATGACTGTCAAATGAACGTTGATACTAATAGATTTCTTAGTTTGCCTTTAAACAAAGCACTCTTATCTATGCATAAGAAAAAGCCCAGAGCAGAGATAATACATGTTAATCTGTACttttgtttggtgggtttgtttgttgttgttattgttgcttgttgttttttttaaaagaagtggtTTATCACCCCTTTTTGTTGTCAAAAGGAACTGCAGTACCTTCCAAAAGGCTGTGCCTTGGGAGATCCCGGGGTGAGTTTCAATAGTATAGACACCTCTTTTTCCTCCGTAGTGTTTAAATGATTAGCAGTTTTAATCTCAGTGACTTTTTGCCTGTAAAGGAGCCGTGTGTGTTTGTAAATGACAGCCAGCATAACCCACCATCTGCCTTTGCAACGCTTAGAAACTGTTAAGGAGATAACTGAGTTACCCTACGGAGCGCGTCCTGGCGTTTTAGCAGCAGAGAGGTTAGTCAGGGCAGTCTATGCGAGAGGGGAGATCGTGGGGAGCCCTAGGATTAAAGGTCCAACAAGGAAAGCTTCGGAGGGAAGCGGGCGGCAGGATTTAAGGAGCGAGCACTCCCAGACGCGAATGAAAGACAAACACGCTGTGGGTTTCTCTTCCTTAGATAAAAGCACCGGCGAGCCGGCATAAACGCTGCCCGTGAATGACTAGTTAGAACAAGTTTAAACTCCAGAgcctaaaattaaaatgtttcctccGTGTGCCTGCCTGCTGCATCGCCAGCTTTCCCGCCTGCCCCGCACCTGCCCGCACCACCCTcggccccggcagccccccagctcccGCTGAGCCCCGCACCGCCCGTGCCGCTGCTCGGGGGGCAGAGCCCGCACCGCCCCCTCCCTGCCCGGCTCTGCCGCGACCCCAGCCCCCCGCCCGCTCCCCAGGTGCTGCGGGGCTCGGCTGGGCGGGCGGGCGCTAGACGAGGGACTCGCAGACGGGCACGGAGTCCGAGTCCTGGCTGTGCATGGAGCTCAGCCCCGTGTCCGAGTCCTCGTCGTTCTCGGCGCGGTCCTTGCGCAGCGCCCGCGCCTGCTCCACCCAgccggccgcgctgcccgccggccgccccccgcccgccgctccgCGGGGCTCCGCCGGAGCCTCCGCCACGTCCAGGGTGCCCAGCGTCTCCAGCAGCCGCTGCAGCTCCCGCTCCTTGTCCTCCCACGCCCGCTGCGTGTAGTCCAGGTCGGTTTTGACGGCCTCCAGGTCCGTGCTCAGCTTGAGGCCGATGTAGAGGCTGGTGCTCAGCTGGGTCTTCACCCGCtcatgctccagctgcagctcgccctcgccgccgccgccgctcagTTCCGTCGTGTCGCAGTCCGTGTCGGCcaggccgggccccgccgccagctccagctcctctcgCCGCCGCTTCATCCAGCGCTCGTTGAGCTCCTCCTGGATCTCGGCGGCCaggtgctccagcagctcctcctgctgcgcccgctgctcctgcagctgcagcacctcctcGCACTTCCTGGCGTAGTCCTCCTCGGGGCGGCCGGCAGCGGGCTGGGCAGCCCCGCCCGGCTCCCGGCCCGGCTCCGGctccccgccgccggcccccACCAAGTAGGTGTCCTGAACGTAGTTGACGCCGTGCCGCTTCATGCGGTCCAGGTGGATCTTGGCCTCGTACCTGTCGATCTCCCGGTCCAGCTCGCGGAGCCGCTGGATCTGCTGCCGGATGGTGTGGTCCTGCGACAGCACCAGGTGCACCAGCGTCTCCATCCTCTCCGCCGACGAGGCCTCCCgggccaggggctgctgccgcTTCTTGTTGATCTTGGCCAGCTTGCGGAAGGCTTTCCTCACCACTCGCCGCTGCCGCTCCTGCGTGAGCGCCAGGCTGGCGCGGGCCGCCCCCAGGCCGTGGCCGGGGCGCTCCTTGCTGAGCACCACCCGCGCTTCGGCGCTGCGCGGCCCCGCGTTGGGCAGCGAGGCCTCGCTGCGCACCAGCACGAAGCGCACGTTCTCCTGCTCGTCCCCCCACGCCACCCAGAGCCGCAGGATCTTCGTCTTGTTGGGCAGGATCCGCTCGAAGCCGCGCCACTTCTCTACGATGCAGTAGGAGTGCGGCGGCCCCGACAGCATCCCGCCGCCCGGCTCGGGCAGCGCCGGCCGCTGCCGCCGGTGGTGGctgtcctccagcagcacccGCACCACGTCCGAGCAGGTGGTCCGCCGGGACAGCCCGGAGATCAGCTTCTCCTCCTGGCAGATCCACACAGAGATCTTCCGCTCCTCGGGCTCCATCAggggcggctgcgggcgggcgggcggccgggGCCGCCAGCTCAGGGCTGGCCGGACGGCCGCTCCATGGGGCGCGCTCCGGGGAGGCGCGGCGCCGCCCGCTTCAGCAGCGCGGTGGGGATGCCTGCCGGCCCGCGGCACCGCGCCCGGGCACTCTGCCGCCCGCTCCACCCCTTCCTGCCCGGGCCGGCGGGAGGGGCCGGCGCGGAGCCCGCTCCCGcacccgccgccgcccgcgctCTGCCGggtcccgccgccgccgccgggtTTTCCTCTCCCACCACGTGGGCGCCCCCCGCGGCTCCCGCCCCGGCGGCTCCCGCAGGCAGCGCCGCCCCGGCCCTGCGCGCAGAAATCCGCCGGCGCGGAAACTCCGAGGCGGGTCGCCGTCGTCTCCGCGtcttcctctctgccctgcCTCTGCCGCGGACGAGCGGCGTCTAGGGATCTTCCAAAGTGCCGAGGGACAAGAGCGAATCCTGGAGCTTCAAAGCGAAAGGCAGAAGTAGTGAGGAATTTCCAGTTTTAGTCAATCATCCGCCTGTAATTAGGAAATTCATGTTTGTAAAGCACTTCGCAGATGGAATATGCAAAGGACGGGAATGGCTAAGTGTTATTAAAATACTAGCTGAGCCAGATTTTAATGGGAGCTTGCTGTGTACTTTGATGGGAACAGGATCTGTCTCCGAGTGCAGGTTAAAATGAGGAGATGTAAAAGTTGCAATAGAAGGCAGGGTTGGGGCACTGATTTTCATGCTGCGACTGCATCGTGGGGCTTCACGGGGACTTCTCTGCGTGGCTAGAAAGTAGTATAATGGGTGGAGAGGGCAAGCTCCCTAGAACGTGAAGGCTGCTTCTGGGAGATTTTTAGAGCAAATAAAGTTGGTCTGCTGTGTTGAGAGGATACTTGTGTGAATAAGGTTTGTGTTCCAGTCACTGGTACAGCACAGTTATGGTACTGTAGCCTAACTGCTGTAATTCTGTTTGAAAGAGTGAAGTTGGGGCACACAAAATACTGGGTTTACAATTCTTCAGCCTAACGTTCTCCTTTCCTCTAAAGTACAGAGGCTCAGTGTGGGTAGCTGCTGTGCTAGCTTTTCCTGTGTTCAACTGAAAGAAACAGTCCTGGAGAAGTCAGCCTGCCTTCTGCCCTGCTGAGGAAGGCAGCTAATGACAATGGTGGTTTCATTCGTGCAGCCTCCTGCACGGTGAGGAAGTGGGCTGAGGGACCACCAAATGCCAGCATTCCTGGAGCTGGAGGTCACACAGATCACATGCCTGTTGCTAATGTCCCTTTCCTGTATTATTGCAGGTTAAACGATTCCAAACCAAGGTGGCCACTGCACGTTGCAATAAGGGCTCACAAGATAGGGGTACAGGCTGAATTTGCTCCTGACCCCAGACACCTTACACTGAAGTTGCATATTCCTGTCCAACGGTAAAGGCTGTTGCTGCTAATTTCAGGGGCAAGTAATTTTCCTCTCCTGAAGTGTTGGAAGCTCTAGATCGCTACTCTTTCTTTGTATAGAGGTGTTTGCTGAGGGAAGGTTATTCCTGAGGTGCACAGCCTTTTTATTCAATGTGTCAGTTGTGCCTAAAAGCATCAGGCACCCTAGGGCAGAGGAAGGTGGACCCAGCAATGGCAGTCCTGTAAGAGAACAAAGATGGCCTTGACAAAGAAGGTCATAAAGACTCTGGGACAAAGTGGCAGCTCACACTGTCTCAGAATGGTAGTGTGTTGAACAGGAATGGGCTGTACAATTCAGCTTTGCCTCTGAAAGGCCCAggataaacaaaaaaccccacaaaaataaaaaacactcCAGGagagtagaaaaagaaaaaccttgttCTCATCAGGCTGGCAGGAGCTTGGAAAGAGACCCCATTCCTTGTTGTCTTCTGCAGAATCAGGTGCACCCAAAGTGTTAATCAAGTGGTGAGAAATTGTCTGACTCCCTTGCTGGTGGTTCCTTGCCTCTGCCATTTAGTTTTTATCTCATTTTACATGTATTTCCTATGGGAATGTCTGTAGCTACTTTATTCTGGCAAAGAACAGTACAGGAAGAGCAGGGTGTGATGTGAAGAGACACCTTAACGCTCCCGACAGGTCAAGCTGCTCTAACTTGTCTGACTGCCTGTATCTATCCAGTATCCCAGCCTGGCTTTCTGCAATGAGATTGGCAGGCAATTGTTCCGTAGTTCTTGACCACGTCTTTGTGTATGGCGAAGTGGCTCTGCCTCCCCAGTGGAGCCCTCAAGGCAGCCTTgccagagagagaaggaagatggTGGCAGTTTGGTTGGAGGCAGTAAGATTTAGATTAAGGAGACAAACACTTGACTTTGGTAGGGTAAGTCTATCAGATGAGTATGCATATAATCTGTGGCAAAAAGCTGACGTTAGACACGTACGTTGTTACATCTCAGATTTAGCCCTCAGGAATTTTGTTTCAGGCTGTCTGCAGACTCAGGAAAGTGCCACCAAAGCTTCAGAAGTTTGAGAGCTTAAGCACATAAGCACCTATCTGAAGCAAAGTTTGGGCCCTGCCATGCTGAATCCCAAAAGGCAACTGAACACAGGCAACCCTTTGCCTTTCTTCCAAGGATGTCAAAGCATCCTACAGAGGAAGATAGTATTACGATCCCATTTTTCCAGATAAGAATGTTATGGCATGAAGGAGTCAAGTGCCTTGCCTAAGGTTATGAAGCAAGGCAGTAGCAGTGTCACAAAGCAAATCAGGTTCCTTCACTCTAGTGCTATTAGTCACTGAAGTTGACTGTCTAGAGCTTtgcctccttcctctctttctctccttttaaatATTCAATGAAAAAGGGAGATGAGGAAATATGCATTAGTTCAACAACTCCAgattataataaaattaaagtgcAAACTCAGCGGAGAATATATTCTGCATCTCTGGTGAGGCAATAGGAGGCAGTGGCATATGGGCTACTTCAGACCTCTCCTGCCTGGTGAAGTCAAACCTCCTCCTTCAGGTGACTGTGGCTGCAAAACTACAAGCCTCAAGAGTGACAGTTCATTAAAATACCAAATTGAAGGGAAAGACAGCTGTTCCTCTCTCCATGCCTTTTCCCATACAGCAGTGATATATCAGGTCTTCTATAATTTCTGAAACAACTACATTGCACAGTTTAAAGCTCTGTAATCCAGAGGCTGTTTCTGCACTGCTGTATCCACACAGCTGTCAGCAGACTCTGCTTCTGAACTTCCTTGAGAAAACGCTGTCCAGAACATCACTGCCATGGCATGTGTTTCTTTGAGTTCTTTCATTAATTGCAAAAATTCAAAGTTGCTGTTAGTCTTAACAGGTGCATAACCTCCCAGAGGAGATCTATGAGCTTAAATTTTAGGCTGTATTGAAAAGTTCAAGCCCAGGTAGAGAATAGTTGATTTTTACCTGCTACAGGAGAATTACAAGGCTGAGTGATGGGAAATCAGCTGTATTCTGGCATTTCACATGAagttctttctcttcctttttgttgAGTTGTGCAAGTAAATAAGTATTTTGTGATAAGAACAACATTTTCCATTATAGAGTTGGATATGAGATAtctgtttgttgtgggtttttttgtttggtttggttttttgttgttttttttcagctgaccTACCAGAATGAGATTGCAGCCCTGAGATGCAAGGGTTTATCTTGAATACTTTGACtctaaaacaaatacattaaaatgtgtttcctgCCTTCATAAGTCATGTAGCAGGAAAGTGGAGGAAGCCTTAGAAAACTGTATTTGAGACAcgtaatttatttcaaaagcatttaaatggaaaaaatgtaggGATTCTGATTcagggtatttttctttttttttttttttccacagtgaagTTACTTTTACTTTTAAGATCACTCTCAGGacaatttacttatttttcctgAGGTTACAGTTCAAAAGAATATACTCTTAAGTGAGATGAGTAAAGGCAGGCTGCAACTGGTAATCTATTGAGCCATCACTGTCTGGAGAATTTATTCTTTGTTGTGATGCTGAACACCAACACTGCTCTCCTGGCTCCTCTTCCTATGTTCCTGTTAATCTTATTTTGTGAGGTTTAGCTGCTATTCCCTTATACTTCTTACTTTCTAACATTTTGCCTCAACAAACATTGATGAAGTCCTAGGACAGGAGTGTTAATATTGCAGATTTCTGCAATGCCTGTTTACTTTTACAGATACGTGACTAGTGGAAGGGGCTACTTGAGCTTACAGGTCACTGTCTTatggatgcttttttttcttttgtacctAGTTTTTCCTGAAAGTAGAGATTTGAGTAACCAAATCATGTTGTGAATAAACAAATAATCCCTAGTTATCATGCACAGGATGAAGCACTTGAAAAACTACCTCTCCATTAACAGGAATATTCAGACTTTAGTCAAATCACTTTGTAGACTTAAGACATTCATTTGAAAGGAAGTTGTTGAGTTTGTGTCTGAACAGCTTTAGACGTGACAGAAAGCTTCTTACTTGCAGGTTTTCTGTTGAAGCCACTGAAAGAACTGGCACTTTTGATAAAGATGACTCGTAAGAAGAGTAATGAACTTTTGATCTCCTTCTGTAAGCTATAAACTCTGTGAACTCTTGATCTTCTTCCTTCAATTTCTTGCATCTGATGTGTACTGTCTTGGTTCTGAATGCCCTCTGTGCAACCAGTACAGTTGACATAAACAGTCTGGAGTAATTCTTTGCTTGGCAGCATTTGTGATAACTCACGTATGCTGTGTGATCCATTTGGGAAGACTGTGGTGTGGTCTGAATAATAGAGCCGCTGATGCTGGTTTATACTGCTTTGACTACTTTAtccaacttctttttttcatgtgcaCACACCCAAACTACAAACGGATATGTCAGGAGGAAACTTTCTTCCAGTGAAATCAGTGGGGACTGCATGGGTAAATCCCTCTgcagtgctttgaaaatgcagtcTATAGACTaccattaaagaaaattatgatGACGTGTATTTATATACAGACTGGAAGTCTTGATGTGCTAGATGTAATATAAATGCATGGGAAGAGACTGTCCCTGCCTTGAAGGCTTAACCAGTGACAGCAGGTTAGGGGCACAGCACAGAATACTAATTTCCAGTTTCTCAGCTTTCAACTGAGTCTTTaacaagttgtttttctttcttatgtgCCTACAACTCTTAGGATGGAAGAGAATCCCCCTTCCTTCACACCTTTTCAGATTTTACACGTTTCAGATTTtatctcctttcccttttcctctccctctcctcctctcatTGAATGCTATTTAACATAAAttaagaagaacaaaataattgaaCAGAACTTAAAACTTTTTACTTATAATGTGCATAATAGATATAAAAAGCTTTGATTCTAAGTATGCTTTGGGGGCAAATATGAGAAAGATCATATTCAGATGATGGCTATAaatttccttctccaaaattgttaaatgtatttgaaaatggTTTAGTACTACTCTTACAACTTAGTCTTTGCTTGAATACTCAGTCTTCATTGATCAAAAAAGGAGCCAAGAATTAGGTATAGTGGCATTCCTTTCTTCAGCAGACATCCTCAGTGCAAATATTACTATTTCAATTATGTAGCACTTGTAGCTTCTTTGCTTTTACattaacagttttctttttccttgagaAAATGCCCAAGATTCTGATGGTGattgtttcttcagttttgaCCATTAAGCTCAAAACAGATTCACTAGGTCATTCCTTATCTTACTGAGATTTATCAGGAAGGCTTTTAACTACTTTAGGGCTAAAACATTCTtgctggtttgttgtgttgttgtttttttccctactaACTTGTGAATATCCATTGTAATATGCCTTCTTTCTGAGTAAGCTAGAGCTGTGGCCTCAGTGACATGGATGATACAGAGTCTCTCCTATAGGCATGTAGGTGATCTCTTTACAGGACAGTTTTATATGTATGATGAGGACTTGAGCTTTCAGGCCTTGATGGGGTGTTGGCTAGTGAAAAGttcctctgtcttttctgtaCAGGCCAGGTAGAGGAGCTGCACTCTGTCTGCTGAGATCAATGACAAAACTTGAGACAGGTTTTGCTGAGAACTCACCCTGGAGTGCTGATAGCTGGAAACATTAGTCAGGCATGAAGCAAACATCTGTTTTCCTGCTGGGTGTGAGTAATATGGTTCCTCAACAGAACTGCTGTGAAGAAGGAGGCCCCAGATCAACCCTGGCATTGCATTTTGGCAGGCATGTCAGACTCGCATGTGCTCACAGGTATAGTGTGTGCACTGCGTTTCTGTAAGGCAATTCTTGCAGGTAAAAAGAGACAGTTTGAATTTAATTATAGATTATTTGAGCTGCAGAACAGTTAGTGATCTACACCCCTGTCTGTGACTATGAAGGGTGTACTCTTGTCCTCCCACCCTACAAACACATTTACTCGGAAATCTGTAAGAATCTGAAGTTTTGTGTGCAAACATAGGCGTGCTCGATACATTGTGTATGGATCTCTTACGTGTTTAGATGTAGTGACATCCTTTTCTCCAGTGAAATACGTTGCAAGGAGCTTTCTAAAACCACCGTGAAGTGAGAGATTATAAAATTAGGATGTATTATTGCAATAAGATGTTTTGGCAGATTAGAATGAGGACAAAGGAATTCTCAGTGTTTGAATGAACAGAACTTTTGGTATTTCCAGTATTACCATgaaattgtttgctttttaagtcTACCCTATAAATGTACTTAAACAGTCAGTCCattttaccttttctgtttGTAGGATCAAGTTGATTTTAGCTTTTATAGCACAGACATATTCAGGCAAAGGTTTAAATATGTAGCTATGAATCCATATGTAAGAAGtgtaatttacttttaaagtaTAATGAAATCCTTACTCAATTAAAACTGTGAAATTATTACATTCCTCAGCCTCATTCTGTCCAGTTTTGAATATTCTAACTCTTTGCAAAAAAGGAAAGCCTTACTTCTGAACTTTTGTAATATTACCTTCAAGACATTTGTATCTTTGACccttttctaaacatttttcttttgtatccTTAGTAGATCATCATAATAGTAGCCTATGTCAAACCAAGCCTTTGTGATTACTTTAAGTgagtaaataaaatttataGATGAGTAAATAAGGATGCTTcacaaattatttcaacaaAGATAATGCAAAAGGATTTAAAGAGAATGTGAAGCTGGATATAGACTCTGTATATTCATATGGCCTGATCCCATTCTGCCATTAGCAGTCCAGAAGCCAAAAGTCTCTTTAGAAAGCAAAACGATTTCAATGATGCTGCCCTTTCCCTTGAGCAGGTATGTCCTGAATGGGTTCCATCAACAGAAGATAAGATGAGATGCAACTTAAGCTGCTGGAAAAAATCTGATTGGTAGCACACAGTGTGAGACAGGATCCTAGCTTAAAGTAATGTGGAAAAAGCTCTGGAGTTGGGTGCATGCAGCAGGGAAATAGGGTGTGTTATTCTTTGAAGCATGACTTTCCT
Encoded here:
- the RASSF10 gene encoding ras association domain-containing protein 10 — its product is MEPEERKISVWICQEEKLISGLSRRTTCSDVVRVLLEDSHHRRQRPALPEPGGGMLSGPPHSYCIVEKWRGFERILPNKTKILRLWVAWGDEQENVRFVLVRSEASLPNAGPRSAEARVVLSKERPGHGLGAARASLALTQERQRRVVRKAFRKLAKINKKRQQPLAREASSAERMETLVHLVLSQDHTIRQQIQRLRELDREIDRYEAKIHLDRMKRHGVNYVQDTYLVGAGGGEPEPGREPGGAAQPAAGRPEEDYARKCEEVLQLQEQRAQQEELLEHLAAEIQEELNERWMKRRREELELAAGPGLADTDCDTTELSGGGGEGELQLEHERVKTQLSTSLYIGLKLSTDLEAVKTDLDYTQRAWEDKERELQRLLETLGTLDVAEAPAEPRGAAGGGRPAGSAAGWVEQARALRKDRAENDEDSDTGLSSMHSQDSDSVPVCESLV